In Pseudomonas sp. PDNC002, the DNA window TTCTCGGGGATGTCCGGCAGGGTCAGCCAGATGCACATCAGGCCAGCCAGCACGGCCATGGGAAAGCCCAGGGAGAACAGGTTCAGCGCCGGCGAGATGCGGTTGAGCAGGCCGAAGCAGAACTGCACGAGGGTCATGCAGAACACCACCGGCAGGGTGATCAGCACCGCGGCGGCGAATACCCAGGCCAGGCTGCCGGCCACCGATTCCAGCCCCAGGTAATGCAGGCCGCTGCCCACCGGCCAGTAGACGAAGCTCTGGTAGAGGATGCTCACCACCAGCAGGTGGCCGTCGATGGAAAGGAACAGGAACACCAGCAGGATGAAGTACAGCTGGTAGAGGATCGAGGACGACGACACGCCGTTCATGGGATCGTTGTACACCGCCATGCTCAGGCCGAGCTGGGTGGAGATCACGTCGCCCACCAGGGTGAACACGGTGAACACCAGCATCAGCGCCAGGCCCAGCATCAGGCCGAAGGCGACCTGCTCCAGTGCCACCAACAACCCCTGGGCCGACAGCGGATCGATGGCCGGCGGGCGCGGCAGCGCGGCGCCGAGGGCGACGGTCAGCGCCAGGCCGAGGAGGATGCGCAGGCGCATGGGGATCGCCTTGTGGCTGAAGATCGGCGCCAGGGCGAACACCGCCATGATCCGGCAGAAGGGCCACCACCAGGCCTGCAGCGTTTGCAGGTAGTCGAAGGCCTGCAGGATGGATGCACCTTGCTGCATGGCATCAGCCGACCAGGCGGCCTGCCTGGTGGAACGACTCGATGAACAGTTCGGACAGGGTGCGCAGGATCCAGTGCCCGGCGAACACCAGCATCCCCAGGGTGATCAGCAGGCGTGGCAGGAAGCTGAGCATCTGTTCGTTGATCTGCGTGGCGGCCTGGAAAATGCTGACCAGCAGGCCGCCGATCAGGCTCGGCACGATCAGCACGCAGACGATCAGCGCGGTGATGTGCACGGCGTTGGAAACGATGTCGACGGCGCTTTCCGGGGTAAGCATGGCGTTTTCCGAAAGGCCGCTAGAACGGCTGCACGCTGCTGGTCAGCGTGCCCATCATCAGGGCCCAGCCGTCCACCAGCACGAAGATCATCAGCTTGAACGGCAGCGAGATCATCATCGGCGAGAGCATCATCATGCCCATCGCCATCAGCACGCTCGCCACCACCAGGTCGATCACCAGGAACGGGATGAAGATCATGAAGCCCAGCTGGAACGCGGTCTTCAGCTCGCTGAGCACGAAGGACGGCAGCAGCAGGGAGAAGTCCAGGTCCTCCAGTTTCTCCGGCAGGGTTTCGCCGGCCAGCGAGACCATGGTTTCCAGCGAGGTGCGGTTGGTCTGCGCGAGCATGAAGCGGCTCAGCGTCTGCTTGGCGTGGCCCAGGCCGTCTTCCAGGCTGATCTGGTCGGCCTCGAAGGGCTGGTAGGCGTTGACGTAGATGTCCTGCCACACCGGGCGCATCACCAGCAGCGTCATGATCAGGGCAATGCCCACCAGCACGTTGTTCGGCGGGCTCTGCTGCAGGCCGATGGCCTGCCGGAGGATCGCCAGCACGATGACGAAACGGGTGAAGCAGGTCATCAGCATGAGCATCGCCGGGAGGAAGCCCAGCAGTGTCATGACGATGAGGATCTGCAGCTTGACGCTGAAGGCCTGGCCGTCCGCCGTGTCGTGCAGGTTGAACAGCGTGACCTCGCCGCCGGCCGCCTGCGCGTAGAGCGGGCACAGGGCGGCCAGGCAAAGGCCCGCAGCCGCCAGGCGTCGGCGCCAGATCATGCGGTCAGCGCGTCCAGGCTGGCGCCGCACAGTTCCAGCACGCGCAGGCCATAGTTGCCGTTCATCACCACCACTTCGGCCTTGGCGAACAGCGCGCCATTGACCTTCACGTCCAGCGGCTCGCCGGCGAGCTTGTCGAGGATGATCACGCTGTTGGCGTCGACGTCCATCAGCTCCTTCAGCGAGATCTCGACCGAGGCGACCTCCAGGGTGACGTTCACCGGAATCTTGCCGAAGAAGCTCAGGTCCTGCTGCGGCAGCGACGCGCGCACGGGCTCGGCGGGGATGTCGGTGACGTCCTGGGTCAGGTCGAGGTCGCCATCGTTGATCAGCGACTCGAACTCGGAGTCGGAGAGAGAACCGGTCATGGGTTTTTCACGCTTTCCAGGGAGGAGAGGAAGAGGGTGCCGTCGTCTTCGAAGATGGCGCCGCGGAACAGCTTCTGCTGGTTCACGCGGACCTCGACGCGGTCCAGCGGGCGGATCGTCAGCACATCGCCAGGCTCCAGGCCGAGCACTTGCGAGAGCGGCATCCTGGCGGCGGCGACGACGCAATCCAGGCGCAGCGGCAGGTGCTTGATGTGCTCCACCGGGTTGCCGGTCAGGCGCGGTGGTGGCGGGCCGGCGAGGCGGCGGGTGAGTTCGTCCGCCAGCGGGTTGTCCAGGTAGAGGTAGAGCGAGGAATGTTCGCCAGTCAGGTGGCTGACGTAGCTGAACTCGGCCACGTACTCCCACTGCACCTCTTCATAGGTGGGGTCGATCTGCTGCAGCCGGCCCACCGACTCGCCCATCAGCAGGGCGCGGCCGAACAGGTCGACCACGTCCAGGCCGAGGCGGTCGAGCATGCGTTGCTCGGAGCTGCTGATCGGCGGCGTATCGCGATTGGCGACCAGGGTGCCGCCGTAATAACACTCGATGACTTCGGTCAGCAGGGCACGGTCCATGGCGAAACCGAACTTGCCCAAAGGCGAATCGAACAGGCATTCCAGTTCACGGGGAAGTTCCTCGTGAATACGCAGGTTATCCAGTTCGAGATTGATTCGATAATGCCGCAGGAAATAGTCGCTGATGATCCGCGGATACTTTCCGGAGATCTCTTTGATATGCTGCGGAATCTTGTGATAATGCCGGCCGAGTTTCTGCGGTTTCAGTCGAATCAGACTGTCGGCGGGCACGCCATGGTGGACTTTTGATTTGCCAGTCATGCTCAGCGTCGTACTTCCAGGTTCGATCTGCCATCTGCCCAAGGACACGCAAGGTGTCTTGACCGCCGGGGTCGGCTGATCGTTGCTCGCGGCATGCTCTGTCTGTCAGGAGGCCCGTGACTGCTGCGTCACAGGCTGCTGACATGGCGCAATGATAGCGATCTGAGGTCGCCCGATTAAATCAATAGATATCAAATGCTGTTTTTGACGGAACTTTTTGTCTATTGATCTTAATTAATCGGCGGGAAGCTATGGCGATTTACTGGCACTTGTTAGTGTGGGCGGGTTGGTTATAGGTTGCGCAACTTCATGGAGACGTAAGTTGCTGCAATGCCACCCGTGAGATAAGCCGTCCTGGAAAACGTTCCGCTGTTCCCGATGTATGTTTCGGGAGACGCAAGCGATGTAACGAATGGCGGCTATCGAACGCACTAGCGAATGGAAAGTTGCGGTGACCAGTTTAAGCCAGTCGATCGATCATTTATGTGAAACGCTGCTCGAAGAGCGGCCTGCGCAGAAAAAAGTTGCGATCATCGGGCCGTCCTCGGACGCCGCTCACGCGCTTCTATTGCAGGCGCTGCTGGCCGAAGGTTGCCGCGTCGAACGCTTCTCCGGGTTCGCCGAACTGGCTCGCGCACGCAGCGACGCCTCCCTGCTGTTCATCCTCGCTGGCGCCTTCCCCGCGCCCGACCTTTATGCGCAGGTCGGCGCGCTGCTCAGCGACGGTCGCGAACGCGATGTGGTGCCCATCGTCGGCTATGAAGAGCAGGACAAGGCCGCCACCCTGCTCGACCTCGGTTGCGTCGACTACCTGCTGTCACCCTTTGGCGCCGGCCAGCTGGCCGCGCTGCTGCGCCGCCAGGAAGCTTCCAGCGCCGCCCAGGAACTGTTCGTCTCGCGTTCCCAGGCCGGCCGCCGCCTGCTGGCCATGGCGCAACGCGTCGCGCAGACCCGCGCGCCGATCCTGATCACCGGCGAGACCGGCACCGGCAAGGAGCTGCTGGCCCGCTACATCCACGGCATCGCCAGCCCGGACGCGCCCTTCATCGCAGTGAACTGCGCAGCGATCCCCGAGGCGATGCTCGAATCCATCCTCTTCGGCCACGAACGCGGCGCCTTCACTGGCGCGGTGACTGCCCAGCCGGGCAAGTTCGAGCTGGCCAATGGCGGCACCCTGCTGCTGGACGAGATCGGCGAACTGCCGCTGGCGCTGCAGGCCAAGCTGCTGCGCGTGCTGCAGGAGCAGCGCGTGGAGCGCCTGGGCGGACGCCGCGAGATCGAGCTGGACGTGCGCATCATCGCCGCCACCAACCGCGACCTGCAGGCCGAGGTCAACGAAGGGCGCTTCCGCGCCGACCTGATGTTCCGCCTCGACGTGCTGCCGCTGCACATCTCCCCCCTGCGCGAGCGCAAGGAGGACGTGCTGCCACTGGCCCGCCGCTTCATCCGCCAGTACGCCCCGCAGGACGCCGAGCACGACCTGCTCACCGAGTCCGCCAGCCGCGCGCTGTTGCAGCACGACTGGCCGGGCAACGTGCGCGAGCTGGAGAACACCCTGCAACGCGCCCTGGTGCTGCGCAACGGCCTGTTCATCCAGCCTCGCGACCTCGGCCTGGCTGCGCCGGAAGCGCCCATGGCCACCGTTGCCGCGGTGATCCCGCTGGCGGCCGAGGGCGGCCGCGCTGCGCTGCGCGCCAGCGGCAAGCTCGCCGAGTACCAGCACGTGATCGACACCATCCGCCGTTTCGGCGGGCACAAGACCAAGGCCGCCGAGAGCCTGGGCATGACCACCCGCGCACTGCGCTACCGGCTCAACGCGATGCGTGAGCAGGGCGTGCAGGTGCACTTCTGATTTCGTCTTCCGGGGGAGACCTTCCATGAGTTCGATCATGCAGGTGCAGCAGGACATGCTGGACCGGATGAACCGCTACGCCGACCTGGCCAGCGGCCCGGCCGTGCGGCCCGCCGCGCAGCTTTCCGGCAATGCGCCGGCGCAGGGCATCGGCGCCAGCTTTGAGCAGGCGCTGCGTTCGGTGGACGCCGAGCAGCACCAGTCCAGCGCCGCCATGGCCGCGGTGGACAGCGGCCAGAGCGACGACCTGGTCGGCGCCATGATCCAGAGTCAGAAGGCCAGCGTGTCGTTCTCTGCGCTGCTGCAGGTGCGCAACAAGCTCACCGGCGCCTTCGACGAAATCATCCGCATGCCGCTGTAAGGACTGACAGTGCTGCAGAAACTCAAAGGGCGCCTGCCGCTCGACAAACTCAAGCTCGACCCGCGCCTGGGGCTGCTCGTTATCGCCCTGGGCGCTGCGTTGCTGGCCGCCGCCGTGGTCTTCTATCTATGGCGCGACCAGGGGGCCTACCGCCCGCTGTACGGCGCCGGCGAAGCCTACCCGGCCGCCGACGTGATGCAGGTGCTGGACGCCGAAGCCTTCGACTATCGCCTGCACCCGCAGAGCGGCCAGGTGCTGGTGCGCGAAGAGGACCTGGCCCGCGCGCGAATGCTGCTCGCGGCCAAGGGCGTGAAGGTATCGGTGCCGGCTGGCTACGAGCTGTTCGACAAGGATGAGCCGCTGGGCACCAGCCATTTCCTCCAGGACGTGCGCCTCAAGCGCAGCCTGGAAGGCGAGCTGGCGCGGACCATCATGGGCCTGAAGGGTATCGAGCAGGCGCGTGTGCATGTCGCCCGCGAGGACAGCAATTCCTTCGTCGTAGGCCGTCGCGAACCGGCCAAGGCCTCGGTGCTGCTGCAACTCGCGCCCGGCCAGCGGCTGAGCCCGGAGCAGGTCGGCGCCATCGTCAACCTGGTGGCCGGCAGCGTGCCGCAGCTCAAGCCCGAAGACGTCAGCGTGGTGGACCAGAACGGTGTGCTGCTGTCGCGCGGCATCAACGGCGCTGGCGGCCCATCGCAGAACTGGCAGGCGGTGGACGAGTACCAGCGCAAGGCCGTGGGCAATGTCGAGGAAGTGCTGGCGCCGGTGCTGGGCCTGGGCAATTACCGCATCAGCGTCTCCGCCGACATCGACTTCAGCCAGAAGGAAGAAACCCTGCAGGCCTACGGCGAGGCGCCGCGTCTGCGCAGTGAATCGCTGCGCAACGAGACCACACTCGACCAGTTGGCCCTTGGCGTACCCGGCTCGCTGAGCAACCGTCCGCCGGAGCCGCCGCCGCAGGCGCAGCAGGGCCAGGCGCAGAACGCCAACGCCCCGGCCGGCAACGGCAAGACCGCCAGCACCGACAACAAGGCCGCGACCTCGACCCGCAACGAGACCACCCGGCAGAACGATTTCGACCAGAGCGTCACCCACATCAAGTACCCGGCCTTTGCCCTGCGTCAGCAGAGCGTGGCGGTGGTGATCAACGCCAGCACGGCCCCCGAAGGCGGCTGGACCGACAAGGCCCGCGCCGACCTGGAAGCCATGGTGAAGAGCGCCGTGGGCTTCAACGCGCAGCGCGGCGACCTGATCACCGTCAGCGTGTTCCCGTTCGCCGCCACCGCGGTGGAAGAGTCCTCGGCGAGCTGGTGGGAAAGCAGCGCCCTGCAATCCCTGGTGCGCTACACCGTGCTCGGCCTGATCGCGCTGCTGTTCCTGCTCTTCGGCGTCCGCCCGGCAGTGCGCAGCCTGACCCAGCGCACCCAGCCGGCAGCCACCGTGGCCCTGCCCGACGGTGCCGGCGACTACCCGCTGGCCCTGGATGCCGAGCGGCGCCTGGCGCTTTCCAATGAAACCGTCGGTGGCCTCAACGTCCTCGGCGAGCTGAACCCGCTCTCGGAGATCCGCCTGCCGGCGCCGGGGTCGGGGCTGGAACACCAGATCGAGCATCTGCAGATGCTGGCGAAGAACGACCCGGAACGGGTCTCGGAAGTGATCAAGCACTGGATTGGCCGCAATGACCGACACGAGCCTGCCTGAAGAACCGAAAAAGCGCGGCCCGCAGATGCGCGCCGTGAGCTCGCTGGAACAGGCGGCGATCCTCATGCTGAGCATGGGTGACGAAGCCTCCGCGGGCATCCTGCGCAATTTCAGCCGCGAGGAGATCGTCAGCATCAGCCAGGCGATGGCGCGGCTGTCCAACGTCAAGCAGAACACCGTCTCCGACGTCATCGGGCGCTTCTTCGACGACTACAAGCTGCAGTCCAGCATCAAGGGCGCCTCGCGCTCCTACCTCGCCGGCATGCTCGGCAAGGCGCTGGGCAGCGACATCACGCGCAACCTGCTGGACAGCATCTACGGCGAGGAAATCCGCGCCAAGATGGCGCGCATGGAGTGGATCGATCCCAAGCAGTTCGCCGCGCTGATCGCCAAGGAACACGCGCAGATGCAGGCGGTGTTCCTCGCCTTCCTGCCGCCGGGCATGGCCACCGACGTGCTCGAGGCGATGCCCGCCGAACGCCAGGACGAACTGCTGTTCCGCATCGCCAACCTCAGCGAAGTGAACAGCGACGTCATCGCCGAGCTGGAACAACTGATCGACCGCAGCCTGCGTGTGCTCTCCACCCAGGGCTCGCAGGTACGCGGGGTCAAGCAGGCGGCGGACATCATGAACCGCTTCAAGGGCGACCGTAACCAGATGTTCGAGCTGCTGCGCGCCCACAACGACAGCCTGGTCGGCAAGATCGAGGATGAGATGTACGACTTCTTCATCCTCTCCCGGCAGAACCAGGAAGTGCTGCAGACCCTGCTGGAAGTCATCCCGCTGGACGAGTGGGTGGTCGCGTTGAAAGGCGCCGAGCCCGAGCTGGTGCGCGCCATCCAGGGCGCCATGCCGAAGCGCCAGATGCAGCAGATGGAGTCGATCAACCGCCGCCAGGGCCCGGTGCCGCTGAGCCGCGTGGAGCAGGTGCGCAAGGAGATCATGGGCGTTGTGCGTGATCTCGCCGCCGAGGGCGACCTGCAGGTGCAGCTGTTCCGCGAGCAGACGGTGGAGTAACCGCGCATGGCGATCAAAGTCATCAAGGCCGACAGCCGTGCCTGGCGCCCGTACCGCTTCCCGCCACGCTGCGCGACCGCCAGCGCCGACAACCACGGCTGGGACAGCGACCCGGCCGCGCGCCAGCGCGCCATCTCCGAAGGCTTCCAGGAAGGCCTGGAGAAGGGCTACCAGGACGGCGTCGGCGAAGGCCGCGAGGCAGGCTTGCGCGAAGGCTTCGAGGCTGGTCGCCAGGACGGCCTGCGCAAGGGCCGCGAGGAAGGTCGAGCCGCTGGCCGGCAAGTGTTCGATGAAGCCAGCGCGCCGTTGCAGGCCGCCGTCGAGGCCTTCACCGACTATCACCAGGCCTTCCAGCATGCGCGGCAGAAAGAGCTGCTGGAGCTGGTGCAGAAGGTGGCGAAGCAGGTCATTCGTGTTGAACTCACGCTCAATCCCACGCAGCTGCTGACGCTGGCCGAGGAAGCCCTTGCCGCGATGCCGGGCGAGCAGGGCGAGGTGCAGATCCTGCTCAACCCGGAAGAATGCGCGCGGATTCGTGAGCTGAACCCCGAGCGCGCCGCCAGGTGGCGACTGGTGCCGGACGAGCGCCTGGCGCTGGGCGAATGCCGTGTCGTTACCGCCCAGGCCGAAGCCGACATCGGTTGCCAGCAGCGCTTGGACAGTTGCATGGAAGCGCTGAGCGCGCACCTGCAGGACGAAGACTGACGTGGCCCTGGGCGACGGCTTCAAGCTCGAAGAAGCGCTGCGCTCGCTGGATTCGGTCCAGCTGGCGCGGGTCAGCGGTCGCCTGGTGCGCGTCTCCGGCCTGCTGCTGGAAAGCCTCGGCTGCCGGCGCATGACCGGCCAGCGCTGCTACGTGGAAGTCGCCGACGGCGAGCGCCTGGAGGCGCAGGTGGTCGGCTTCAACCGTGATATCACCTACCTCATGCCTTTCAAGAAACCCGTCGGCCTGACCTCCGGCTCGCGGGTATTCCCGGCACCGGACGAAGCAGTGCTGCATATCGATCATTCCTGGCTGGGGCGCGTGGTCAACGGCCTCGGCGAACCGCTCGACGGCCTCGGCAAACTCGCTGGCCGTCATCCCCTGCCCACCGAATTGCCGCAGGTGAACCCGCTGCGCCGGCGCCCGGTGTCCGAGCCGCTGGACGTTGGCGTGCGCGCCATCAACGGCCTGCTGACCCTGGGCAAGGGCCAGCGCGTCGGCCTGTTCGCCGGCAGCGGGGTGGGCAAGAGCGTGCTGCTGGGGATGATCACCCGGCAGACCAAGGCCGATGTGGTAGTCGTCGGCCTGATCGGCGAGCGCGGCCGCGAGGTGCAGGAGTTCATCCTGCACTCCCTCGGCCCGGAAGGTTTGCAGAAGGCCGTGGTGGTGGTGGCGCCGGCCAATGAATCGCCATTGATGCGCCTGAAGGCCACCGAGCTGTGCCACAGCATCGCCGCGTATTTCCGCGACCAGGGCAAGGACGTGCTTCTGCTGGTGGACTCCCTGACCCGCTACGCCATGGCCCAGCGCGAGATCGCCCTGGCGCTGGGCGAGCCGCCGGCGACCAAGGGCTATCCGCCGTCGGTGTTCGGCATGCTCCCGGAACTGGTGGAAAGTGCCGGCAACGGCGAGGGCGAGACGGGCAGCCTGAGCGCCATCTACACCGTGCTGGCGGAAGGCGACGACCACCAGGACCCGATCGTCGATTGCGCCCGTGCGATCCTCGATGGGCACATTGTGCTGTCGCGGCGCCTGGCGGATGTCGGACATTACCCGGCCATCGACATCGGCGCTTCGGTCAGTCGCTGCATGAGCCAGGTGGCGGACCCTCTGCATCTTTCCGCGGCAAGGCAGTTCAAGGAGTTCAGCGGCACCTACGAGCGCATCAAGGAGCTCATCCCGCTGGGCGGCTACACGCCGGGCATGGACGTGAAGACCGACCGCGCCGTGCAGCTGGCGCCGATGCTGGAGCGCTACCTGCGCCAGGAAACGGCGGATGGTGCCGAGCTGGCCAACAGCGTCGCCACCCTGCAAAGCATCGTTGGTGGCCGCTGATGAAGGCGCAGATCGACATGCTCGGGCGCCTGGCCGATGTGCGCGGTGGCAAGGTCCGCGAGCTGCTGGGTCGAGTGAATTACCAGCAGACGCTGTGCCAGCGCTACCGCAACAACATCACCGGACTCGACCGCCTGTGTGGCTTCAGTGTCGCCACCAGCACGCCGTTGCAGCGGCACAACCAGCAGCAGTACAAGGCGACCCTGCACAAGATGCTGCAGTTGCAGCGCCGCGAGCTGGAAGTCGCCGAACAGGCCCTGGCGCGTATTCAGGGCGAGTTGCTGGCGGCCATGCGCAGCGAGAAGGTGCTGACCCAGGTCATCGAGGCCAAGGTCGGCCAATGGCAGGCGCAGCTTGCGCAGCAGGAACAGAAAATCCAGGATGGCCTCGCCGCGCAGTCCTGGTGGCGGGCGCGGGCTTGAAACCGGTGAACATGGCGGATAACGCGTTCCGCGTTATGCGCCCTACGCCGGGACATGGAGCCGTAGGGCGAATAACCGCTTGCGGTTATCCGCCGGCCGTTTGGCGAACTCTGAACATGGCATTTAAGTTTTCCTTCGAGGCGGTCGCCCTCTGAGGGAAAGCCCCAAAAATACTCGGATAACGACCATGGAAATCACCCGGCAACTGACCAGCGCCGCGCTGGCCACCAGCGAGTCCGCCAAGAGCGCGCGCAGCGAGCGTGCCGCCCCGGTGGCAGAGACCAGCGCCAGTGCGCCGGTCAGCGATTCGCTGCGCCTGGACGAGATGCAGGAAACCCTGCGCGCCATGCCCGACGTGGACCAGGATCGCGTCGCCGAAATCCGCCGCGCCCTGATGAATGGCGATCTGGCCAACGACACACGCCTGCTCGCCACCAGCATTCTCTCCTACCATCGCGGCAGCGACGCATGACCCAGCGCGCGCGGCTGTTGCAGGTGATCGAGCAGGACATCCAGCAGGATGCCCGCGATTGCCTGGCGCTGCGCGAGCGCCTGCAGGAGCTGTATCGCCACCTGCTGGCGCGGGACAGCGCGCAGATCGAAGCGCTGAATCCCGATATCCAGGCGCTGCTCGACGCTGTCGCCGGCCGCGCCCAGCGCCGCAGCCGCGTGCTGCGCGCCTTCCATCTGCCGATGGACGCAGAGGGCATGCGCACGCTGCTCTCCAACTACACGCCGCCGCGCCGTGAGGAGCTGCAGCAGGAGTGGCTGCAACTGGGCCAGCTCACTGCCCAGTGCAAGCGCCTCAACGAGCGCAACGGCAAGCTGCTGGCGATGCACCACGACATCCTCAGCCAGCTGATGGGCGATCCGCGCGAACAGCCGGTGTATTCCCAGCAGCTGTACTGACCTGATTCGTAGGAGCGGACTCCGTCCGCGATGGTGTCCGGCGTGATGCGGACCTATCGCGGACGGAGTCCGCTCCTACGCGAGTTCCTGTCTCTCTGTGCAGTGCACAAGGCCCCTCACCCTAACCCTCTCCCGCTTGCGGGAGAGGGGACCGTTCGGCGCAGGATGAAACCTCGACATCAGCCAGCACAATCTGCCCCCTCTCCCTCAGGAGCGGGGCGCGTAGCCAGGGCTGGGGTGAGGGAAGGCCGCTGGCAGCGATACGTCCGGCAGCGGCTGCAGAGTCTGCAAAAACACCCCGCCGAAACCCCTTAACAAATCCCTCCCCACGGTCGCCCTTCCTCTGCATCAGGGCGCGCGCCCGGCAGGCGGAAATTCCGCTTCCCGCTACGCGCCAAACCACGCCGGGCGGAAGTTCACCTTCTCCCCGGGTAGCCCGCAAAGCCTTGAACGACGGGCCTTACGGCATTGGCATCGTAATTGCTCCTGACCTTATGCAGAGGGGGGGCACAAAGAGGTGGATTCAGATGGCGACCATAGATTCCGATTACGTCAAACAGATGGCCCAGCAGCTGGCCACGTACGAAGTGCAGAACGGCCTGAGCAAGGCTGATCGCAACAAGTCGTCGTACCAGTCCCAGCTGACCGCGGTGACCTCCCTGGAGACGGCGCTCAAGAGCTTCTCCACGGCGGTGAAGAACCTGCAGGGCGTGACCGGCAGCAAGACCAGCATGCTGGTCAACAGCGCCACCCTGAGCAAGGACGGCTACCTGACCGCCAAGGTGGACAAGACCGCTGTGCCCGGCAGCTACGACTTCTTCGTCGAGCAGCTCGCCACCAGTCACCAGCTGTCGCTCTCCGGTTTGCAGGCCAGCGACATCGACACCCAGGGCACCCTGACCCTGGGCCAGAACGGCAAGTCCTTCGACATCGACCTGAGCAAGATCGACACCGACGGTGACGGCAGCAACTCGCTGGACGAGTTGGCTGCGGCGATCAACAAGGCCACCGACAACACCGGCGTGAAGGCCACCCTGGTGCGCAGCAACGGCCAGGTCTCGCTGGTACTGGGCGCGGACAAGTCCGGCGCGGCGAATGCCATCAGCCTGTCGCTGAGCGGCACCGACAGCGGTAACAGCGCCTTCGAGAACGCCATCGGCAATCCGCAGGAGCTGTCCAAGGCGCAGGACGCCCGTGTCCGCCTGGGCGGCGAGAGCGGCATGTTGCTGAGCAACGCCAGCAACACCTTCGACAACATCATCGACGGCGTCAGCGTCACCTTCACCCAGGCGCAGAAGCCCGGCGAGGCGCCCATCACCATGACCGTGGCGCAGGATCAGAGCGAGACCAAGAAGAAGGTGCAGACCTTCATCGACGCCTTCAATGCGCTGGCCGGCCAGATCGACAGCCTGACCGCCGCCGGCGACCAGAACGGCAACGCCCGTGGCGCCCTGGCTGGCGACTCCAGCGTGCGGGCCATCGAGAACGCGCTGAACCAGATGGTCCGCACCACCTTCGGCGGCGCCAACCTGATCAACTTCGGCATCAGCGCCGACCGCAGCGGCAAGCTGACCCTCGATGCCACGCGCTTCGAGAAGGCCATCGCCGCCGACCCGGAAGGGCTCGACAAGCTGTTCATGGGCAAGGGCAACCTGCTCGACAGCCTGGACAAGGGTGTCGCGGTCTACACCAACAGCACCAACGGTGTGATGAAGAACCGCAAGGACGCGCTGAACAACAGCCTGCGCCGCGTCGACGATGACTACGACAACCTGCAGAAGCAGTACGACACCTACTACGCGCGCTACCTCAAGCAATACACCTCGATGATGCAGGTCATGCAGTCGATGAGTCAGACCAGCGGGATGTTCGGATGAGTGCCTACGGCATGAACGAAAGCTACGACAGCTATCGGATGATCGACCTGGAGGCCAAGGCCGCGTCGTCTTCGCCCTATGAACTGGTGCTGGTGCTGTTCGACGGCCTGCTCGACGAGCTGGCCCGTGCCCGTGGGCATATCGAGCACAAGCGTTATCAGCAGAAGGGCCGCTCGCTGGAGAAGTGCCTGAACATCCTCAATGGGCTCA includes these proteins:
- the fliS gene encoding flagellar export chaperone FliS, translated to MSAYGMNESYDSYRMIDLEAKAASSSPYELVLVLFDGLLDELARARGHIEHKRYQQKGRSLEKCLNILNGLNGALDYENGGDTVQGLARLYDYCIYRLSDVSVSLDVAGIDEVVRLLGILREGWEGVSAARG
- the fliD gene encoding flagellar filament capping protein FliD, which gives rise to MATIDSDYVKQMAQQLATYEVQNGLSKADRNKSSYQSQLTAVTSLETALKSFSTAVKNLQGVTGSKTSMLVNSATLSKDGYLTAKVDKTAVPGSYDFFVEQLATSHQLSLSGLQASDIDTQGTLTLGQNGKSFDIDLSKIDTDGDGSNSLDELAAAINKATDNTGVKATLVRSNGQVSLVLGADKSGAANAISLSLSGTDSGNSAFENAIGNPQELSKAQDARVRLGGESGMLLSNASNTFDNIIDGVSVTFTQAQKPGEAPITMTVAQDQSETKKKVQTFIDAFNALAGQIDSLTAAGDQNGNARGALAGDSSVRAIENALNQMVRTTFGGANLINFGISADRSGKLTLDATRFEKAIAADPEGLDKLFMGKGNLLDSLDKGVAVYTNSTNGVMKNRKDALNNSLRRVDDDYDNLQKQYDTYYARYLKQYTSMMQVMQSMSQTSGMFG